A stretch of Castanea sativa cultivar Marrone di Chiusa Pesio chromosome 2, ASM4071231v1 DNA encodes these proteins:
- the LOC142626446 gene encoding transcription factor MUTE: protein MSHIAVERNRRRQMNEHLKVLRSLTPCFYIKRGDQASIIGGVIEFIKELHQVLQSLESKKRRNSLSPSPAPSPKPQLQLTPPQLDCPFIGFEQVKELGACCNSPVADVEAKISGSNVVLKIISKRIPGQILKIISVLEMLQFEVLHLNISSMEDAVLYSFVIKIGLECQLSVEELAIEVQRSFCSETIYANEI, encoded by the exons ATGTCTCACATAGCTGTGGAGAGAAACAGAAGAAGACAAATGAATGAGCACCTCAAAGTTCTACGCTCTTTGACCCCATGTTTTTATATCAAAAGG GGAGATCAAGCATCTATAATAGGGGGTGTGATAGAATTTATCAAGGAGTTGCACCAAGTTCTTCAATCTTTAGAATCCAAGAAAAGAAGGAATAGTCTAAGCCCTAGCCCTGCTCCTAGTCCTAAGCCACAACTACAGCTAACTCCTCCTCAACTTGATTGCCCCTTTATTGGGTTTGAACAAGTTAAGGAACTAGGAGCATGTTGCAACTCTCCAGTTGCAGATGTTGAAGCAAAGATTTCAGGATCGAATGTGGTCTTGAAAATTATCTCGAAGCGAATACCTGGTCAAATCTTGAAGATAATCAGTGTGTTGGAAATGCTTCAATTCGAAGTTCTTCATCTCAATATCAGTAGCATGGAGGATGCTGTTCTATACTCCTTTGTCATTAAG ATAGGGCTTGAATGTCAGCTGAGTGTGGAGGAACTAGCTATTGAAGTTCAAAGAAGTTTCTGCTCAGAGACCATCTATGCTAATGAGATTTAG